CCTCCGTGCCCTTCAAGGGCTTTCCCACGGTCCCCGGCCTGAGCAGGTCGTCGTCGGGCTCGGAGATGGTGATGCGCTTGCACTCCGTCATGCCGTACATCGAGATGATGTCCGCACCGGGAAAGGCGGCACGCAATCGCCGGGTGTGCTCAACGGTCAACTCCGCGCCCGTGTTGGTGAACCGTCGCACCGAGGTCGGGCGCGGGTCGCGGGTGACCAGCAGGTGCAGAGTGGTAGCCAGCGTCGGCACGAGCGGGACCACGGTGACACCGTGGTCCCGGATCTGCTGGAGCGCCTCCAGATCGGTGGGCTTACGGGGCAGGGCCAGCGAAGCCCCCGTCAAGGCCGCCAGCAAGATCTGGTAGAGGCCGTAGTCGAAGGAGAACGGCATCCTGCCATACACCACGTCGGTCGGCCGGTACCCCAGGCGTTCACCGATGGCCTTGGCCGCGAAGACGACCCGATCGTGTGGGCAGACAACGCCCTTCGGTGCTGCGGTGCTCCCCGACGTGTAGACGAGCAACGCGACGTCGTGCGGGGACACCTCGGTCAGCGTCTCGTCCACCTGTGTGCCCGCCGCATCGGCCACGGCCGCCGCCACGTCCATCGAAGGAACACTGGTGCTTCCCCATTCCGCGTCATCACTCTCGACGACGGCCAGGGTGGGGGTGCAATCCCGCACGATGTGGTCCAGCTGCGGAGCCCGCAGGTCGGGGCTGACCGGTACGACCACCGCGCCGAGCCGGAGCACCGCGTGGAACAGCGCGACGAACTCCCGGCTGTTGGTCAGCCGCAGCAGCACGCGGTCGCCGCGCCGGACGCCACGGGTCCGAAGCCAGGTCGCGAACCTGCCGCTGTGCGTCCAGAGCTGCCCGTATGTCAGGTCTCCACGGTGGTCGCGTACGGCGACGGCGTCGCGGTGCTTCCCGACCGCGGCCGCGACCACCTCGTGGACGAGCGCGCCGCGTGCGGGTCGAGCAGTCGGGATCGCACGCCCTTGTGCGCGAATTTCCTCATGTATCAAGTGTTTCCCCCATTGCATACCTGGCGGCGCGGTGGACGCTTCGGCACGGTGGCTTGCCGTCACCCGTACGCCTATCAAGCCACTAGGACAGTCCGCAGCCGACCCTCCCCAGCCGACATGGTGCGTCGGAAAGCGCTTGCTCCCGGGGTCGACTGCTCAACACGTCACCCGTGTGGGTCGTATCGGTAGTGGCGTTGCAATTCACGTTGCCGCACACGTCTGTTTCGAACTGCGGACTGGTCGGACGCGTTCCTGGTGCTGTGTCAGCAGTGGAACGGATTCCCTGCAGCCGTGTCGGCGGCGTATCAGGTCCAACGAACGTTACCGTGCCGCGCCCGACGGGATCAAGCCCTCGGCCGGCTTCACCAATCGTCGTAATCCACTCCGACTGGCGGTTGACCGCCTGAGCGGTCTGCCTCCGCCGAACCGCCCCGGCGATAGTAAGGACGAGAATCGTCGGTTTGCGCAACAGTTGCGCAAGAGTGCGTCGGAGTTTCACGAATATCGTCTTGAGGATGTGAGCCAGGGTGTGCTTTGATGGCGAGAGGGGCTTTCACGGGGGTGAGTCGCCGGTGCTGAACCGGCCGCTCCGTGGTATTAGAGAAAACAAGGGGGCACGTCATCGCTTTCACATTTGTGAACCACCTCGGTTCCACGGGATGTCCGAGTTCACCGGTCGGGACGGTCGGAGATACCCCTTCCAGTCGGCGGAAGTTCCTTGAAGGTCGTCCTCGCAGCTCGGCGTGAGCACGGCCGGCTCGGACGATCAAATCCGATCGGAACCAACCGACTGCGGGAGCGGAATGTCGACGTCAATACCGTTGCTGCCGAACCAGAGATGGTTCTTCGAAGAGCTGTATGGAACCATGGTGAATCCCGGCCGTTGGACGATCGGGGCCATCTACCGGCTGACGCCGGGAACCACTGAGCACATCACCCGTGACGCGGTGTCCCACGTGCTGGCCCAGCACGAGTCATTACGCGTCCGGTTCCGACGCGACGACGGCGAGTGGCGCCAGTGGGTCGCACCGCCGGACGCCCCTTTCGCGTTCCGGGTGGTCGACCTGTCGCTGGTGCCACCGGCGAGCCGGAAGACGTACATCGGACGCCTCGCGGAGCAGCTGGGCGCGGCCGTCAACATCGATCAGGGCGCGTTGATCCAGTTCGCCTACGTCGACCTGGGTGTGAGCGAACCGCCGAGACTGATCATGATCGCCCATCACCTCCTCCTGGATGCGTTCTCCATGCGCATCATCGTCAAGGACCTGGCGCTCGCGTTGAAGTCGCTCCGTGACGGCACCCCGGTGCGGTTGCCCCGCGGCACGGCTTTTTCGGATTGCGTAGCCATGCTCCACCGCTACGGCGAACAAGGCCTGCGCCAGGAGTTGGAGTACTGGAGGTCCATGTCGCGGCAGGGAGCTGTGCGGCTACCCGTGGATGCCGATCAGGAACCGTCTGAAGCCATCAGGCTGTGGGACACCACCGCGTCGGAAGTGGAGTTGCCCGCGGTTTCCGGCACAGGGGCCGGCGAGGCGCTCGACACCGTTGTATTGGCCGCTGTCGCGGGTGCTGTGACGACGTGGGCGGGCGGTCCTGTCTGGGTGCGCTCGGTTCACCACGGCCGCGATCTGGTATCGGCCGGCGAGAGTTCCGAAAGGGTTCTCCCGACCCGGTCCATGCGGACCGTCGGGTGGTTCGCCACGGCGGGTCTGCATCTCCTCCCCGTGCAAGGGAACGATGACTTGTCCTGCTACATCCGTGCCATATCCGGCGCCGTGAACGCCCCGCCGAACCACGGGATCGGGCTTTCCCTGTTGCGCTGGCTACCGGTGGACGGAGACGTGGATCCTGCTGTTGCCGACATCTGGGCAAAATCGGGGTTCATGTTCAACTACATGAGTGTCACGCGGGACCAGTCGTACGAAGGAATCGCGAGAAGCGATGAGCCCATCGGCGGCTACCGCGACCTCATGGAGCCGCGGCTGGCTCTGCACGTGCGGGCACGCGCCAAGCCAGGGCGCTTGTCGGTATTCTGGGATTTCGACCCGACCCGGCGGGCCGGTAGCACGATCGAGCGGCTTTCCGAGAACGCGAAGACCACCCTCGCGGCACATTCACTCGATTCAGTCAGTTGACACTTGTCCGGTGGTTTCGCCGTGCACCGGGACGATCCCGATCGCACGGCTTGTCGATAGTGCGACTCGTCTTCGACCCACGAGCACCGACCTTTGGCGCCAGACGACTTGCGGGGGCACCATGACAACCTTGACCCCTCCTGTGGCGGAGCCCGCGGCGGCCACTGCACTGCAGGCATTGCGGGTCACCTGGTCCCACTGGATCGAAGAAGCTGTGCGCTCGCGGCTGCGGATCGTGCGGCTGTTGCCGTCCGGGGGATGGGGCCTGGTCGCGTTCCTGGCCGCCTTCAACGTCTTGCTGGGATTGTTGCCGGTGGTGTTCGTGGTGGTGACGAGCATCCTGGTGGGCGGGGTGCCGGCCGCGATCGCCGGTGGTCTCGACAGCGCGGCGTGGGAGCGGCTCACGGCGCTGTTCCTGCTCGCCAGCGCCGTGTTCTTGGCCAACCAAGTCCTGGCCCCGGTGGCGAATGCGGTGAACCTGCGGTTGCGACGTCGGGTGGACGGCGTGCTGCGGGATGAGGCGATGGCGTTGATGCTGCGCCCGGTGGGCATCGGCCCGCTGGAGGACGAGCGGACCCTGGACGAGTTGAGCGAGACCGTCCGCAACTTCGACCGGGACTGGGGCACACCCGGCCAGGCTTGTGTGGGCATGCTGGTGCTGGTTGCCCGCTACACGCGCCTGCTGGCCCTGGTCGTGGTCATCGGGGTGGCGATCGCCTGGCCGGCCGGACTGGCGGTAGGCGTGGCGGTGCTGTTGTTCCGGTACGGCCAGCGCGGTGGGCTGCGGAAGTACTCACGCGTGTCACGGGAGGTGGTGGGCCGCAATCGGGAGATCGAGTACCTGCACCAGGTCACGATGACTGCCGTCGCGGCCAAGGAGATACGGTTGTTCGGCCTTACCGAGTGGTTGGCGGACCGCTACTCCACGGCGTACGAGGCCGTGCAGCAGCACAAAGAGCGGGCGCGTCGACGCGTCTACCTGGCTCCGTACCTGGTGTTGACGTCGGTGGGCGTCGTGTTCGCGGGCTTCGCGCTGGTGCTGGCCGCGGAGTTGGCGACGAGCGGCCGAATCGACCTGACCGAGCTGGCCCTGGGCGTACAGGCAGTGGTGTTGGCGATCGCGCTGGGCGGGTACTACGCCGAGGCGGACACGAGCACCCAGTACGCGATGCTGTCGCTGTCGGCGCTACAGCGGCTGCGGGCGCGGCTGGACGAGTTGGAGGCGGGGCAGCGGCGGCCACCCGGTCGAGACCCAGTCGCCGCGAGCACCCCGAGCGCCGCCCTGGTCTTCGACTCCGTCGGTTTCCACTACCCGGGGTCGAGCCGGACCGTGCTCGACGGCATCGACCTGGAGTTGCCCGCCGGGCAGTGCACCGCGGTGGTCGGGGTGAACGGGGCGGGGAAGACCACTCTGGTGAAACTGCTGACGCGGCTGTACGAGCCGACCTCGGGCACCGTCCGCGCCGACGGCACGGACATCGCCGGGTTCGACCCGGTGCTGTGGCGGCGGCGGATCGGGGTGATCTTCCAGGACTTCGTGCGCTACGAGCTGACCGCCGCGGAGAACATCGAGTTGGGTGCCGCGCACGCATCGGCCGACCGGGCGGCGGTGCTGCGCGCCGCCGAGCGCGCCGGGATCGCCGAAGCTCTGCTAGCCCTGCCGGACGGCCTGGACACGCCGCTGTCGCGCGCCTACCCCGGTGGCACGGACCTGTCCGGCGGCCAGTGGCAGCGCATCGCCATCGCCCGCGCGTTCTACGCCCTTGAGGCGGGGGCCACGGTGCTGGTGCTGGACGAGCCCACCGCAGCGCTGGACGTCCGCGCTGAAATGGCGTTCTTCGAACGGTTCGTCGAGATGACCCGAGGAGTGACTTCGCTGCTGATCTCGCACCGGTTCTCCAGCGTCCGGCGCGCCGACCACATCGTCGTCGTGGACGGCGGGCGGGTCGTCGAGCGCGGTTCGCACGACGAGCTGATCGAGGCGGGCGGCCACTACGCCCGCCTGTTCGCGTTGCAGGCGGAGCGGTTCGCCCGCGGGCTGGACGCCGATGGCGACAGCCTGGAGGCGGGAGTGGGGGAGGAAAGCCGGTGATCGACGTCGTCCGCGGCGGTTGGGAGCTGTTCGCCCTGTCCTGGCGCGAAAGCCGGTACCGGCTCGTGCTCTCTGTCGTGCTCATGATCGCCCAGGCCGCAGCGATGCCCCTGGCCGCACCCGCCCTGGCCGCGCTGACCGACGCGGCGTTGGCAGGGGACGCACGCGGCGCCACCGCGGCAGCCGCACTCGTCGCGGTCGCGGTGGTCGCAGCGCTGACCGCCGGACACTTCGCGCACATCTTCTACTTCGAGCTGGGCGACCGAGCCGTGCTGCGCCTGGAACGCGAGTTGATCGTCCTGTCCAACGGCTCCGCGGGGTTGGAGCACCACGAGCGCCCGGAGTACGCCGACAAGCTCCAGGTCCTGCGGCAGGAACTTCACCGCGCCGCCTGGGGATCGATGGAAGGGCTGCTCAACAGCCTCGGCCTGCTCGTGGCCATCTCGATCACCGCGGTCCTGCTGGCCAGGCTCAACCCGCTGCTGTTGCTGCTGCCGCTGGCGGCCGCGCCACCGCTGCTGCTCGGGCGGCGGGCCGAGTCGATCGTCAACGCGGCGCGCGAGCGCGCCGCGCCACCGTCGCGGCACGCCAGGCACATGTTCGGACTGTTCGGGAACGCGGCGTCGGCCAAAGAGCTGCGGGTCGGCGGGCTCGGCCCGGGTTTCCGGATCCGCCAACGACATGCCTGGGACAGCGCGTCCGAGAAGCTGTGGAACGGTGAGCGCCGGGCCGTGCTGCTGCGCACCACCGGGCAGCTGATCTTCGCCGTCTCCTACGTGCTGGCCACGCTGCTCGTCGTGCGCGACGCGGTGGCGGGCCGGCACAGCGTCGGCGACGTACTGCTGGTGCTGACCCTGGCGGGTCAGGTGAACCAGCAGGTGGCCTCGGCCGTGAGCGCCCTCCAGGAAATGCAGCGCACCACCCGGGTCATGTCCACCATGCGCTGGGTACGTGCGCTCCTGGCGGGCATGGAGCCGCCCCCGCCCGATCGGGAGCTGCCCGACCGGATCCGGCACGGCATCGAGCTGCGCGGCGTCTCGTTCGCCTACCCCGGCACCGACCGGGCCGTGCTCGCCGACGTCGACCTCACCCTGCCCGCCGGCACCACGGTCGCGATCGTCGGCGAGAACGGCGCGGGCAAGACCACGCTGATCAAGCTTCTGTGCCGGTTCTACCAAGCCACCACGGGCGTGATGACGCTCGATGGCACGGACCTGACGCGCTTCGACTTGGCGCGGTGGCGGGCCTGCATCGCCGCCGGATTCCAGGACTTCGCCCGCTTCGAACTGCTCGCCCGTGAGAGTGTCGGAGTCGGTGAACTTGCCGACATCAAGTCCACCGAGGACGTGCGCAAAGCACTGCGCCGCGCCCGCGCCGAGGACATCCTGGACCGCCTCGACAACGGCCTGGAGACCCAACTCGGCAAGTCCTACGCCGACGGCGCCGAACTGTCCGGCGGCCAATGGCAGAAGCTCGCCCTGGGCCGTGCCATGATGCGGCAGGCACCCTTGTTACTCGTTCTCGACGAACCCACTTCCGCCCTCGACGCGCAAGCCGAACATGAGCTGTTCGAGCAGTACGCAGCGGGAGCACGACGCGTCGGCCAACGCACCGGCGCCATCACCGTGCTCGTCTCCCACCGGTTCTCCACGGTGCGCATGGCCGATCTGATCCTCGTGGTCGCCGACGGCCGCATCAAGGAACGTGGTTCCCATGACGAACTCATGGCCGCAGGCGGCCTGTACGCCGAGCTGTACGGCATGCAGTCAGCGGCCTACGCATGACACGCCTCACGTGTTCTGCATCCGACCGGCGGGACACAGAACACGTGAGACGGTCGCGTGCCCTCAGGGTCACGGCCGGTCCGGTCGGGCCGCCGCATCGGCGAAGTCGAGCACGGTCCACACCAGTCGTCGACCGCCCTGCTGGAGCGTGACGAGCACCGGCAGCAACCCCACTCCGCTCGACAATGACCCGAGTGCCTTGCCGAGGACGGCTCCGAAGGACCACAACCGGTCGTGGTGGGCCAGTCCCGTCCTCGGTTGCTCAGATCTGGTACTTCAGCTCCGCCGCGATGGCGCGCATCCTGGTTCGGACCTCCCCATCGCGCACGTGGGTCGCCAGGCGGTCGATGTTGTCCAGGGCGGGACCGGCGACCTGGGGCAGGCCCGCCGCTTGCGCCGTCTCGGCCCGGGTCAGGTGGAGCTGGGCCAGCATGGCCAGGAGCGGGGTGATCCGGCCCGCCTTCTTGAACTCCGCGATCTCCGCCTTGGCCTGCGCGTAGGTCAGCGGCTGAACCGCCAGCGTCCACACCTCGCTCCGGACGAGGTTGACGCTCTGGGCGCGGTACTCGACCGTGTGGCTGCCCTTGCCGACCGTGACCGGGCCCTGGTACTTCGTCCACGCCCCGCCGTCGACCCGGTACTCGATGGCCGCCACGCCGTGGCCGCCCGTCAGCGTGACCGTGCCCAGGCTCACCGTCGTCGTGATCGGCCCGCCGATGTAGGCGAGCGGCTCGACGCTCTCCAAGGTCGGCACGACCTTCCGGATCGAGCCGTCGGGCTCGAAGTGCAGCCGGTCGATCGTGGTCTCCCGGTGCGTGCCGTCCCCGCCTGGGATGGCGAACCGGTGGTAGGCGATGTACCAGTCGTCGGTCCCGGGCACCTGGACGATCGAGTGGTGGCCGGTCCCGAGGATGCCGTTGGCCGTGTCCTTGGTGAGGATCTCGCCGCGCGAGGTCCAGGGGCCGGTCGGGCTCGGGCCGGTGGCGTAGCCGACCCGGTAGTTCTCACTGCGGGTGTCGTCGATGGACCAGGACAGGTAGTAGACCCCGGCCCGTTTGTTCAGGAACAGGCCCTCGCGGAAGCCGGTCAGCCCGCTCAGCCTCTGCTCGGTGCTCTTGTCCAGCGACACCATGTCCGCGTTCAGCTGCGCGATGCGCGGGGTTCCGTTGCCCCACAACAGGTAGCTGCGACCGTCGTCGTCGGTGAACACGGCCGGGTCGATCTGCTGGGCGTTGTCGTAGCCGGCCTTGTCGACCAACGGCCGGCCCAGCGGCTCGGTGAACGGCCCGAGGGGCGAGTCGGCCACCGCGACGCCGATGTTCTGGTCGGCGGAGAAGTAGAAGTAGTACTTGCCGTCCTTCTCGATCGCGGTCGGCGCCCAGGCCCGGGAGTCGGCCCAGGACACGTCCGGTCCCAGGTCGAGGATCGTGCCGTGCTCGGTCCAGTCGACCAGGTTCTTCGACGACCACACCTTGAACGACGAGCTGCTCCAGCCGGGGAACCCGTCGGTCGTGGCGTAGATGTAGTACGTGTCGCCGAACCGCACGATGTTCGGGTCGGCGTTGAGGCCGGGCAGCACGGGGGATCGCATCTCCAGTGCCCGCACGGTCCACTGGCGTGACGTGCCGTCCTTCGCGGTGACCGTCACCGTGACCGGCTTGGAGTAGTCCTGCGGACCGGACGGGGTGACCGTCGACCCCGATGCCACGACGAACCGCGGGGCGAGGGTCTTCAGGTCGGTGCCGGGGCGTACCGGCAGCACCACGGTCCCCGCGGCGGTGTCGATCCGCGCGTCGATCTTCAGGCTGTCCAGCCCGACCCCGATGACCCCGGTGGTGTTGCCGCTGAGCGACGCCACGTCCTCGGCCGACAACGCCCTGGCGTACAGGGAGAAGTCGCGCACCTGACCCTTGAGGTACTTGTCGGCGGCGTAC
This is a stretch of genomic DNA from Saccharothrix ecbatanensis. It encodes these proteins:
- a CDS encoding class I adenylate-forming enzyme family protein, which codes for MTYGQLWTHSGRFATWLRTRGVRRGDRVLLRLTNSREFVALFHAVLRLGAVVVPVSPDLRAPQLDHIVRDCTPTLAVVESDDAEWGSTSVPSMDVAAAVADAAGTQVDETLTEVSPHDVALLVYTSGSTAAPKGVVCPHDRVVFAAKAIGERLGYRPTDVVYGRMPFSFDYGLYQILLAALTGASLALPRKPTDLEALQQIRDHGVTVVPLVPTLATTLHLLVTRDPRPTSVRRFTNTGAELTVEHTRRLRAAFPGADIISMYGMTECKRITISEPDDDLLRPGTVGKPLKGTEVSIVDESGAEVRPGAVGEILVRGSHVMAGYWNASVETVERFRRDPVTGAVQLHTGDYGWLDDDGDLHLVGRRDDIFKRRGVRVSTTEIEAAALAVGGVLEAAAVADVPDAGLVLWYTGDLAEAALRITLATRLDPARVPDRCVPLRDMPRTAHGKVDRKLLVENTARSGGHDV
- a CDS encoding condensation domain-containing protein, translated to MLPNQRWFFEELYGTMVNPGRWTIGAIYRLTPGTTEHITRDAVSHVLAQHESLRVRFRRDDGEWRQWVAPPDAPFAFRVVDLSLVPPASRKTYIGRLAEQLGAAVNIDQGALIQFAYVDLGVSEPPRLIMIAHHLLLDAFSMRIIVKDLALALKSLRDGTPVRLPRGTAFSDCVAMLHRYGEQGLRQELEYWRSMSRQGAVRLPVDADQEPSEAIRLWDTTASEVELPAVSGTGAGEALDTVVLAAVAGAVTTWAGGPVWVRSVHHGRDLVSAGESSERVLPTRSMRTVGWFATAGLHLLPVQGNDDLSCYIRAISGAVNAPPNHGIGLSLLRWLPVDGDVDPAVADIWAKSGFMFNYMSVTRDQSYEGIARSDEPIGGYRDLMEPRLALHVRARAKPGRLSVFWDFDPTRRAGSTIERLSENAKTTLAAHSLDSVS
- a CDS encoding ABC transporter ATP-binding protein, whose product is MTPPVAEPAAATALQALRVTWSHWIEEAVRSRLRIVRLLPSGGWGLVAFLAAFNVLLGLLPVVFVVVTSILVGGVPAAIAGGLDSAAWERLTALFLLASAVFLANQVLAPVANAVNLRLRRRVDGVLRDEAMALMLRPVGIGPLEDERTLDELSETVRNFDRDWGTPGQACVGMLVLVARYTRLLALVVVIGVAIAWPAGLAVGVAVLLFRYGQRGGLRKYSRVSREVVGRNREIEYLHQVTMTAVAAKEIRLFGLTEWLADRYSTAYEAVQQHKERARRRVYLAPYLVLTSVGVVFAGFALVLAAELATSGRIDLTELALGVQAVVLAIALGGYYAEADTSTQYAMLSLSALQRLRARLDELEAGQRRPPGRDPVAASTPSAALVFDSVGFHYPGSSRTVLDGIDLELPAGQCTAVVGVNGAGKTTLVKLLTRLYEPTSGTVRADGTDIAGFDPVLWRRRIGVIFQDFVRYELTAAENIELGAAHASADRAAVLRAAERAGIAEALLALPDGLDTPLSRAYPGGTDLSGGQWQRIAIARAFYALEAGATVLVLDEPTAALDVRAEMAFFERFVEMTRGVTSLLISHRFSSVRRADHIVVVDGGRVVERGSHDELIEAGGHYARLFALQAERFARGLDADGDSLEAGVGEESR
- a CDS encoding ABC transporter ATP-binding protein, which gives rise to MIDVVRGGWELFALSWRESRYRLVLSVVLMIAQAAAMPLAAPALAALTDAALAGDARGATAAAALVAVAVVAALTAGHFAHIFYFELGDRAVLRLERELIVLSNGSAGLEHHERPEYADKLQVLRQELHRAAWGSMEGLLNSLGLLVAISITAVLLARLNPLLLLLPLAAAPPLLLGRRAESIVNAARERAAPPSRHARHMFGLFGNAASAKELRVGGLGPGFRIRQRHAWDSASEKLWNGERRAVLLRTTGQLIFAVSYVLATLLVVRDAVAGRHSVGDVLLVLTLAGQVNQQVASAVSALQEMQRTTRVMSTMRWVRALLAGMEPPPPDRELPDRIRHGIELRGVSFAYPGTDRAVLADVDLTLPAGTTVAIVGENGAGKTTLIKLLCRFYQATTGVMTLDGTDLTRFDLARWRACIAAGFQDFARFELLARESVGVGELADIKSTEDVRKALRRARAEDILDRLDNGLETQLGKSYADGAELSGGQWQKLALGRAMMRQAPLLLVLDEPTSALDAQAEHELFEQYAAGARRVGQRTGAITVLVSHRFSTVRMADLILVVADGRIKERGSHDELMAAGGLYAELYGMQSAAYA